The Ictalurus furcatus strain D&B chromosome 5, Billie_1.0, whole genome shotgun sequence genome includes a region encoding these proteins:
- the LOC128607320 gene encoding alpha-2-macroglobulin-like protein 1 isoform X1: protein MNGLWLSAATRLMFDDFEAKESISIASSSNQPLVTIHKYFPETWIWDLVSVSQSGALTISKTVPDSITKWQAGSFCTSPVGFGLAPKTTLKAFQPFFVTLTVPNNVILGEVFTLKATVFNYLHSCIVVKVTLANSQKFSANKCNGCQYTKCLCADDSRTFSWTITPLVLGEVSISVTAEAVQSLNLCGKRPVTVPQKGRIDSVIKKLQVLAEGTKQFKSYNELLCPSDVVEKTVSLTLPKNVVDGSAKASVSVLGDLMGRALQNLASLLAMPYGSGEQNMLRFAPNIFILQYLESTNQLTPQIRSTALTYLVSGYQRELTYKHNDASYSAYGMDDASGNTWLTAFVMKSFGHARRYIFIDQVFVNQAKAWLGHRQQRNGCFASVGQLFHTSMKGGVNDEVTLSAYIIAAMLELNYTITDPVVKKGLSCLRNTYTQVNATYAKALLFYTFTLAGDQAMRNTLISQLNAKAIFSGGGRYWSRVNNGSVTDSLEVEITSYVLLALMSGPQLSGFGLGYSSSIVRWLSQQQNAFGGFFSTQDTVVALQALAKYSLATYSPAGGVNVTITSPSGVITTFTINQSNRLQYQKSKLQEVPGDYNVKAKGKGCVYVQFTLRYNIPPPPDRSSFIISASASGICRVPNQPLEVTITVKYNGQRLETNMVIIDVKPLSGFRVDTTSVQLVNSNSNSKNGVVKRVDQIGCNAVIYLNKLRKGEEKVYTLTIPQRAPVEKLKPAVVKVYDYYETREKAATEYTFPCPVL, encoded by the exons ATGAATGGTTTGTGGTTAAGTG CAGCGACGCGACTCATGTTTGACGATTTTGAGGCCAAAGAATCCATTTCAATTGCCTCAAGTTCAAATCAACCACTTGTTACCATCCACAAATATTTCCCAGAGACATGGATCTGGGATCTCGTTTCAGTCAG TCAATCTGGAGCACTGACCATTAGTAAAACCGTCCCAGACTCCATCACTAAATGGCAGGCTGGCTCATTTTGTACATCACCTGTTGGGTTCGGACTTGCCCCGAAAACTACTCTCAAAGCCTTCCAGCCTTTCTTTGTCACTCTCACCGTGCCGAACAACGTCATCCTAGGAGAAGTGTTCACCCTTAAAGCCACCGTCTTCAACTACCTCCACAGCTGTATAGTG GTGAAGGTGACTTTGGCCAACTCACAAAAGTTCTCAGCGAACAAGTGTAACGGCTGCCAGTACACAAAATGTCTGTGTGCTGATGACAGCCGGACCTTCTCTTGGACCATCACACCACTGGTTCTGG gggaGGTGAGCATCAGTGTGACAGCGGAAGCTGTGCAGTCGTTGAATCTGTGTGGGAAGAGACCAGTTACTGTACCACAGAAAGGACGCATCGATTCGGTTATTAAAAAACTGCAAGTGCTG GCTGAAGGAACCAAACAGTTTAAAAGCTACAATGAGCTTCTCTGCCCATCAG ATGTGGTTGAGAAGACGGTCTCACTAACCCTGCCTAAGAATGTTGTGGATGGTTCGGCCAAGGCCTCAGTCTCTGTGCTGG GAGATCTGATGGGCCGAGCTCTACAGAACCTGGCGAGTCTCCTTGCGATGCCGTACGGTTCTGGAGAGCAGAACATGCTGCGCTTCGCCCCTAACATCTTCATCCTGCAGTACCTGGAGAGCACCAACCAGCTCACGCCCCAGATCAGGAGCACAGCCCTGACCTACCTCGTGAGCG GATATCAGAGAGAACTGACCTACAAACACAATGATGCATCTTACAGTGCTTATGGGATGGACGATGCATCGGGGAACACATG GCTGACGGCGTTCGTGATGAAGTCTTTTGGACATGCGAGGAGATACATCTTTATAGATCAGGTGTTTGTGAATCAGGCGAAGGCCTGGCTCGGTCATCGGCAGCAGCGTAACGGATGCTTTGCCTCAGTAGGACAACTCTTCCACACTTCCATGAAG ggaggGGTGAATGATGAGGTGACCCTCTCTGCGTACATCATAGCTGCAATGCTGGAACTCAATTATACAATTACA GATCCTGTGGTGAAGAAGGGTCTTAGCTGCCTGAGGAATACGTACACTCAGGTGAACGCCACCTACGCCAAGGCTCTCCTCTTCTACACGTTCACTCTAGCTGGAGATCAGGCGATGAGGAACACCCTCATTTCACAGCTGAATGCAAAGGCCATATTCTCAG GAGGCGGGAGGTACTGGAGCAGAGTGAATAATGGGTCTGTGACGGACTCTTTGGAGGTGGAGATTACCTCGTATGTGCTTCTGGCTCTGATGTCTGGACCCCAGCTGTCCGGGTTTGGTCTGGGCTACAGCTCCAGCATCGTCCGTTGGCTTTCTCAGCAGCAGAACGCCTTCGGGGGCTTCTTCTCTACACAG GACACTGTCGTGGCTCTCCAGGCTCTGGCGAAATACAGTCTCGCCACCTACAGTCCAGCAGGAGGTGTTAATGTTACTATAACATCACCATCAGGGGTGATTACCACGTTTACCATCAATCAGAGTAACAGGCTGCAGTATCAGAAGAGCAAGCTGCAGGAGGTTCCTGGAGATTACAACGTCAAAGCAAAAGGGAAAGGCTGTGTGTACGTGCAG ttCACTTTGCGCTACAAcatccctcctcctcctgaccGCTCTTCATTCATCATCTCGGCCTCAGCGTCTGGAATCTGCAGGGTCCCAAATCAACCTCTGGAAGTGACCATTACTGTCAA GTATAACGGTCAGCGTTTGGAGACCAACATGGTGATCATCGATGTCAAGCCTCTTTCAGGATTCAGGGTGGACACGACGTCTGTGCAGCTTGTGAACAGCAATTCAAAC TCAAAGAATGGAGTTGTGAAACGCGTGGATCAAATTGGGTGCAATGCAGTTATCTACCTGAATAaa CTGCgaaaaggagaggagaaggTGTACACCCTGACGATCCCGCAGAGGGCTCCAGTGGAGAAACTGAAACCAGCTGTTGTGAAGGTTTACGACTACTACGAGACCA gGGAGAAAGCTGCAACTGAGTACACCTTTCCATGTCCAGTTCTGTGA
- the LOC128607320 gene encoding alpha-2-macroglobulin-like protein 1 isoform X2 produces the protein MFDDFEAKESISIASSSNQPLVTIHKYFPETWIWDLVSVSQSGALTISKTVPDSITKWQAGSFCTSPVGFGLAPKTTLKAFQPFFVTLTVPNNVILGEVFTLKATVFNYLHSCIVVKVTLANSQKFSANKCNGCQYTKCLCADDSRTFSWTITPLVLGEVSISVTAEAVQSLNLCGKRPVTVPQKGRIDSVIKKLQVLAEGTKQFKSYNELLCPSDVVEKTVSLTLPKNVVDGSAKASVSVLGDLMGRALQNLASLLAMPYGSGEQNMLRFAPNIFILQYLESTNQLTPQIRSTALTYLVSGYQRELTYKHNDASYSAYGMDDASGNTWLTAFVMKSFGHARRYIFIDQVFVNQAKAWLGHRQQRNGCFASVGQLFHTSMKGGVNDEVTLSAYIIAAMLELNYTITDPVVKKGLSCLRNTYTQVNATYAKALLFYTFTLAGDQAMRNTLISQLNAKAIFSGGGRYWSRVNNGSVTDSLEVEITSYVLLALMSGPQLSGFGLGYSSSIVRWLSQQQNAFGGFFSTQDTVVALQALAKYSLATYSPAGGVNVTITSPSGVITTFTINQSNRLQYQKSKLQEVPGDYNVKAKGKGCVYVQFTLRYNIPPPPDRSSFIISASASGICRVPNQPLEVTITVKYNGQRLETNMVIIDVKPLSGFRVDTTSVQLVNSNSNSKNGVVKRVDQIGCNAVIYLNKLRKGEEKVYTLTIPQRAPVEKLKPAVVKVYDYYETREKAATEYTFPCPVL, from the exons ATGTTTGACGATTTTGAGGCCAAAGAATCCATTTCAATTGCCTCAAGTTCAAATCAACCACTTGTTACCATCCACAAATATTTCCCAGAGACATGGATCTGGGATCTCGTTTCAGTCAG TCAATCTGGAGCACTGACCATTAGTAAAACCGTCCCAGACTCCATCACTAAATGGCAGGCTGGCTCATTTTGTACATCACCTGTTGGGTTCGGACTTGCCCCGAAAACTACTCTCAAAGCCTTCCAGCCTTTCTTTGTCACTCTCACCGTGCCGAACAACGTCATCCTAGGAGAAGTGTTCACCCTTAAAGCCACCGTCTTCAACTACCTCCACAGCTGTATAGTG GTGAAGGTGACTTTGGCCAACTCACAAAAGTTCTCAGCGAACAAGTGTAACGGCTGCCAGTACACAAAATGTCTGTGTGCTGATGACAGCCGGACCTTCTCTTGGACCATCACACCACTGGTTCTGG gggaGGTGAGCATCAGTGTGACAGCGGAAGCTGTGCAGTCGTTGAATCTGTGTGGGAAGAGACCAGTTACTGTACCACAGAAAGGACGCATCGATTCGGTTATTAAAAAACTGCAAGTGCTG GCTGAAGGAACCAAACAGTTTAAAAGCTACAATGAGCTTCTCTGCCCATCAG ATGTGGTTGAGAAGACGGTCTCACTAACCCTGCCTAAGAATGTTGTGGATGGTTCGGCCAAGGCCTCAGTCTCTGTGCTGG GAGATCTGATGGGCCGAGCTCTACAGAACCTGGCGAGTCTCCTTGCGATGCCGTACGGTTCTGGAGAGCAGAACATGCTGCGCTTCGCCCCTAACATCTTCATCCTGCAGTACCTGGAGAGCACCAACCAGCTCACGCCCCAGATCAGGAGCACAGCCCTGACCTACCTCGTGAGCG GATATCAGAGAGAACTGACCTACAAACACAATGATGCATCTTACAGTGCTTATGGGATGGACGATGCATCGGGGAACACATG GCTGACGGCGTTCGTGATGAAGTCTTTTGGACATGCGAGGAGATACATCTTTATAGATCAGGTGTTTGTGAATCAGGCGAAGGCCTGGCTCGGTCATCGGCAGCAGCGTAACGGATGCTTTGCCTCAGTAGGACAACTCTTCCACACTTCCATGAAG ggaggGGTGAATGATGAGGTGACCCTCTCTGCGTACATCATAGCTGCAATGCTGGAACTCAATTATACAATTACA GATCCTGTGGTGAAGAAGGGTCTTAGCTGCCTGAGGAATACGTACACTCAGGTGAACGCCACCTACGCCAAGGCTCTCCTCTTCTACACGTTCACTCTAGCTGGAGATCAGGCGATGAGGAACACCCTCATTTCACAGCTGAATGCAAAGGCCATATTCTCAG GAGGCGGGAGGTACTGGAGCAGAGTGAATAATGGGTCTGTGACGGACTCTTTGGAGGTGGAGATTACCTCGTATGTGCTTCTGGCTCTGATGTCTGGACCCCAGCTGTCCGGGTTTGGTCTGGGCTACAGCTCCAGCATCGTCCGTTGGCTTTCTCAGCAGCAGAACGCCTTCGGGGGCTTCTTCTCTACACAG GACACTGTCGTGGCTCTCCAGGCTCTGGCGAAATACAGTCTCGCCACCTACAGTCCAGCAGGAGGTGTTAATGTTACTATAACATCACCATCAGGGGTGATTACCACGTTTACCATCAATCAGAGTAACAGGCTGCAGTATCAGAAGAGCAAGCTGCAGGAGGTTCCTGGAGATTACAACGTCAAAGCAAAAGGGAAAGGCTGTGTGTACGTGCAG ttCACTTTGCGCTACAAcatccctcctcctcctgaccGCTCTTCATTCATCATCTCGGCCTCAGCGTCTGGAATCTGCAGGGTCCCAAATCAACCTCTGGAAGTGACCATTACTGTCAA GTATAACGGTCAGCGTTTGGAGACCAACATGGTGATCATCGATGTCAAGCCTCTTTCAGGATTCAGGGTGGACACGACGTCTGTGCAGCTTGTGAACAGCAATTCAAAC TCAAAGAATGGAGTTGTGAAACGCGTGGATCAAATTGGGTGCAATGCAGTTATCTACCTGAATAaa CTGCgaaaaggagaggagaaggTGTACACCCTGACGATCCCGCAGAGGGCTCCAGTGGAGAAACTGAAACCAGCTGTTGTGAAGGTTTACGACTACTACGAGACCA gGGAGAAAGCTGCAACTGAGTACACCTTTCCATGTCCAGTTCTGTGA